The Glycine max cultivar Williams 82 chromosome 3, Glycine_max_v4.0, whole genome shotgun sequence sequence TTTAGACTTAATATgttgattaatttaaattgataaatacataaaaataatataacattgttattattactgcattaaaattttataatataatgaaattatatatttacataagTAGATAATATTAGGccttttgtttaaaatatgagTCTAACTTAAATATTGTAAGACCTACTTTcgaaatgatttataatttgataatgAATAATCTcataattcaataattaatttcaggaaaatataagattgattCATGGTTGAAAAGGAGGATTTAAAGCCgaaggaaaaaagagaagaaaaacattGCAGATTCAAATATCTTTTTACTAacatttctaacaaaactaataaataatatttattgataaaaaaatattaatgtgttttttaattcCATATTCTCTTGACAATTACGCTATAAAGTTTTATGTGTAGACTCCAATTTCATTCACAATACCAGTAACAAAGGAatactttaaaatttttctGCTAGTTTCTCccaataatttttaagaatcaAGTATAGAATAGATAGAAtgtttttttgcattttaaatttcaatttcaacatcttatttaatattaagtgaATTATTAAAAAGTTGAACAATATAGGGGCAATAGGGATTGTTCAGTTGTCATATTCATAGAGGCTACATAGATTAGGGTTAATGGATCAACATGATAGTAAACATATTATTGTAGTTAACTAAAATTAGGAGTTAAGCATTGAATAATGCGCGTATGTTTGGAGTTTTGGGTCTTCTGATACGAAGCAGGCGAGGAATTAAAGTTTATTCTCCAAACATGACATAGATCCATAAAGATGTGTATAGTTTAACTTGTCAATTGTCATATAATCCAACCATGGTTTAAAGTGTCAATATAAGTTAGTGATTTCTTAGTGTGAAAGGGAGAAATGGTAGTCTCAAACAAATCGCTGTGTTTCTAAGGTGATGAAAAGCGTGCCGGTGCTGAAATTTTATGGGTTCAAGGCAAAACAGTTAAtaaagtcattttatatttaagtatttaaaaatataaacatattacataaaaataaacatataatgtcataagaaaatgatataaatgatatgttttatttaattaaacaaataacataatttttataaatataaaaaaatatcatatttttttatttaatgtacaCATCccttaaatttaaaacatttttaatttgagacatatatatatatatataatttggagGACCAAAATCAAATTCACTTTAAATTTCAagtataaaaacataattaagcaTATATAATTCTATTAGCTttgtcataattattttaaagtcacATCTTCAGtgataatttttgtttggttgattatgtaaaaattatataaaatcttaCACTTATAGACTTAGACTTATCatacataattattaaacttattttattttaaatgtagtaGAGAAGATGTTATCACATCAATAAAGGTTAATCCAATCGATAAAAAACAAACTCATTTGAAGAGGACGtagatttaattttcaaagaatTTCTTAGTGACtaatttataaacatttataaGCACTATGAGTCATGAGACTTGTCATGACTCTTTTGAGTTTTCAAAATCCAACTTATCTAAacttttcttaataataatattgataaaaaaataagagagagagagagaattgggAGAGGTGTTCCATATAGAAAAAAATCAGAAAGGCAATGTGACCATTGAAGGAGCTAGAAACATGAAATTGAAGGGGTTACTTGAACAATTGACAATGATTTCCTTGCTGCTTAGTTCTATTCTCGTTTGCCTATGAATCAAATTCCTGAATTTCGAAAATATCTAAGGAAAACCTTATTAATTTTAGGATTATTTGTACAATTGATTTctcccctttctttttccttgatGGTACGGGATATAATGTGTCTCAGTCAAACACTATAAAATGAGTAGATgaacaagtaaacaaaaaaacgcTTGTATCTCTCAAATTTAACATTtcagtttttcttttcactGGAGAATATTTCTTCCTAATAACACTTTCTATAACTCATTCCAACACTTTGCCAAAAACTACAAATTAGAAGTGcaatgtattaaaataaattaaaccaacataattttcaataaatttcaatcaattataGAAGTATATTAGATAACGAGTTCTAAGTGGGCAGTTCTGAGAATGAACATTTACAAAACTGATTTTCCAAAcgtaaaaaaacatttagtTTTAGCTACTATCACATTTAAAAGGATGCATGTCCCAGATCAAGTACCAATCTGCAAATCTggaacaaaaaacaataaaaaaaagtaggcTTGATCCaatattttaaatcatattCGTGCAACAGTTGAAGCAAAAAATTGTTACAAATCCTACATCAGTTGGCCATAAACTTGTGTCAATTTACGAAGCATATGAGTAGATGCCATCACCAGTAAGAAATATACGGCTCATGGCTTACATTAGCTTGCTGCATAAGTATTTATAAAACTGCAAGATTTTTTTTCACAGCCTTAGGCACTGTCAGATTCATTTCCTGAATCAATATTCATGGGTTGTGGATTCTTGTAGCCACTAATCTCATCCATGTAACGTTTTTTATCTTCACGCGCCTTGGCCTCGTATGGTTCCTTCTCTTCCGCTGTGCATTCAATAGGTAAAACAAAGTACATTTAGTGATTTAGTCCCTAAACATAAACTCAGATTATAAGGTGGAACTGCATGAAATGAAACAATTGGCAACCAGCCATACCAGACAACTTTTTCCATTTCTCTCCAAGTACTCTTCCCACATCCGTAAATGAAATTCCAGGATTAGTTTTCTTTAGATTCTGTCAAAAAAATCAGGAAATAAAGTAAATAGAACTTAACTTACATAAACCCCTACTTGACTTCAGGtagattttttaatatcttaCAATCAAAATAGCTATTAAAAATGTTGCTAAAGGTCATTTTTGGCTACAATGAGTCCAGTGTCCAGACACATTGGAACAGTACCCACAGCTTACACACCCAAATCCAAAACCATACAACCAATATGACATAGAATAGAACGCACCTCTCTTTCCAATTTAGAAAAGAACATGAAACCGGACATTGCCCTTTTGGGTGCATTTGggtcctttttcttcttctgttttttcttctttccatcttcatcatcttttgatttctttttagaAGTAGATGCCTTAGAAGGCAGATCCTTCTTTGATTCCTTTTTGGCAGGCTTCTGAAAATTGGTCACCATTAAGGTGTCAGACACACCAAAGATATAAAGAGTAGAGAGTATCACAGATtacaaatataaatgaaaataacttgCCTCTTTCTCATCACCACTATCAGTGGCATCAGAATCGTCTGCCCCAGAATCATCAGTAGGAGAACCTTCATCATCCTTGTCAGCAACAAAATCAGAATCCTACATACATTTACCACCATTTAATGTATATAGAAACAAACAAGAATAGGAAAATCCTGCAACActgacccccccccccccccccaagacCAAAGTGGATCAACTTTTGTCAAGTCCAGCCTTACAGAAGCACAGAACAAATGCCCACAAACAAAATAGCAAGCAaaacagaaaacacaaaaaacaaaaatggattAGACACTTAAAATAGCAGAAGGTCAACCACATACTTATTCCAATAATTGCAAAAACTGAAATGTAAGCTTTGAGTTCACTTAAATTTTTCATGCCCGACTATTTTCAGGTTTTGTTGGTCAACATAAATAAATGTTGTCTActtgatttttaaaacaaagaatGCAATTTTACTAAATGCTACTTATGAGCTAAAGATAAGGGtgaaagttatataaaatatctGTTTGATCACCTCCTCATCACTTTCATCTTCACCAGCTTCATTTTTTATGCGCTCAAGATGTGGATCAAcagcatcatcatcatcattctcAAGAACCTTCTTTATACCAACAGTAGGTTGGGCATCTCCTAAGTTCATAATTTTCAAGCCCTTTGAACTGGATGTGCAGACCATAAACAAATTGTTTATATAACAATTAGTTGTATGTAGAATTTGGCAATGGGCTAACATTTACCTGATAAATTCATACAAATTGTGGTACTCATTTCTCTGAATATTACGGAAGAGATGCTCTTGTTCAGATTTTAGTCTGATAAGAAGGTCAAAATAATGCATATTGGAGCCACCAGCAGCATGCCGCTCAAATTCCACATAGTCAATCTAAtaggaaagggaaaaaaaattaaaacctccATCATGTAAATATCATATGCTATATCAACCAGTAATTGACATTTGGTTGTCTGTAAGAACAATCAGATTTTACCTCTTCATGAAGAATAAGAGTGGGAGGTTTAGGTAGAAAGAAGAAGCTCTTCTCAAGGGGATACAGAATTCCATCTTCAGCTTTCAAAGATGATTTCACTGCATAACCATCTTGACAACTCCTAAATTTTCCGGGCTTGGTCACTTTGGCACCAGACAAACCACGTAATATTGTGGTGAACACTTCATGAATAAGACCCTGATT is a genomic window containing:
- the LOC100805034 gene encoding FACT complex subunit SSRP1 yields the protein MTDGHLFNNITLGGRGGTNPGQIKIYPGGIVWKRQGGGKLIEVDKSDIMGVTWMKVPRSNQLGVQIKDGLYYKFTGFRDQDVVTLTNFFQNTCGISVEEKQLSVSGRNWGEVDLNGNMLAFMVGSKQAFEVSLADVSQTQLQGKNDVILEFHVDDTTGANEKDSLMEISFHIPNSNTQFVGDENRPPAQVFRDKIMSMADVGAGGEDAIVTFEGIAILTPRGRYSVELHMSFLRLQGQANDFKIQYSSVVRLFLLPKSNQPHTFVIISLDPPIRKGQTLYPHIVMQFETDYVVESELAINEDLYNTKFKDKLELSYKGLIHEVFTTILRGLSGAKVTKPGKFRSCQDGYAVKSSLKAEDGILYPLEKSFFFLPKPPTLILHEEIDYVEFERHAAGGSNMHYFDLLIRLKSEQEHLFRNIQRNEYHNLYEFISSKGLKIMNLGDAQPTVGIKKVLENDDDDAVDPHLERIKNEAGEDESDEEDSDFVADKDDEGSPTDDSGADDSDATDSGDEKEKPAKKESKKDLPSKASTSKKKSKDDEDGKKKKQKKKKDPNAPKRAMSGFMFFSKLERENLKKTNPGISFTDVGRVLGEKWKKLSAEEKEPYEAKAREDKKRYMDEISGYKNPQPMNIDSGNESDSA